The genomic stretch TGGGCGGTGAGTCCGCTTTCACGAGCCAGGCAGCGGGTGATCTGGCGAGCGCGGTCAGCGCGGAAATTGAAGTTGATGACCGAATCGTCATCGCGAATCGTCGCAACGGCTTGCCCGCGATTGTCGACGCAGGTGAATGGAATAATGAACTCGTCAGTGACGTCTCGGTTGTAGGAATCTTTCACGCCTTGCACCGGATCGACAAATTCTCCGCCTTCGGCTTTGCCCGCGACCATGGCGTCAAAGGCCTTGAGCTCGCGGTCCCACTTTTTGTCGCGGTCCATGGCATAGTAGCGGCCGCTCACACTGGCGATCTTGCCGCCAAGCTCGCGCATTTTCTGCTGCAATTGCTGCAGGTAAACAGCGCCGTTGGTGGGCAGAGTGTCGCGGCCATCCATAAAGCAATGAACAAAGATGCGATCAACGCCGTTCTGTTTGGCCATGCGCAACAGCGCATAGAGATGGTTCTGGTGGGAATGCACGCCGCCATCGGAAAGCAGCCCGCAAAGATGGAGCCGCCGTCCGCCACTGCGCGCATTTTTCATGGCTTCCATCAATACGGGATTGCTGTAGAAATCGCCCTTTTCGATCATGAGGTCGATCTTGGTGATGTCCATGTAAACAATGCGGCCCGCGCCAATATTCAGGTGGCCGACTTCACTATTACCCATCTGTCCCTGCGGAAGGCCGACAAAGGGTCCGCTGGTATGGATAAGCGTGTTGGGATATTCGGTGAGCAGGCGGTCATAGTTGGGCTTGTGCGCCAGCGCAATGGCATTGGCCTTGGAAGGCGGCGCATAACCCCAGCCATCGAGAATGATAAGGACAAGAGGACGGTTCATGGTGAACCAAAGATTTTAAATCAATCGCCGTAATCGCGCGGAATCGCCGAAATCGGAAGCCCCCACCGCGGAGGCGCGGAGACGCGGAGAAAAACAAAAACCCTTGAAACACGGAGGAACGGAGTAAGCGGAGGAAACACTTACTGATAGGCATGAGATTTACAAGGATCAGGAGATGCAATGATCGAGTGACAGCGACGCCCAAGTGATAGCATAAGCAGCGCAGTTGGAGAGGACTCATGAGGACGAAGGATCTGGTTGTGTTGTTGGTCTTACTGGCAGCCATGTTGCAAGCGATGTCAGCGCAGGGTGCGCAGGGCAAGGCGGACAAAAGCGCCACACAAGGTAAATCATCGCAAAGCAAAGACGTCCAAAACAAAGACGCCCAAGCGCAGGCGCAGGATGCGGCCAAAGACAAGACGGAGAAGCCGGACATCCATGAATTTGTCATCGCCAACTTCAAGACCGAAAGCGGCGTCACGTTGCCGCAGGCGCGTGTGGTCTATGGAACGTATGGCCACCTGAACGCGGCGCGGGACAACGTGGTCCTGCTGCCGTCGCATTACATGGCGGATTGCCACGGTTACGAATGGCTCATCGGGCCGGACCGCGCGCTGGATACTTCCAAGCTCTTTCTGGTTGCGACCGAGCTTTTCGGCAACGGGCATTCATCTTCGCCCAGCAACACGCCAGAGCCTTTTCATGGGCCGCGATTTCCGGTGACGACCATCCGAGACAACGTGGAAGCGGTGCATCGGTTGCTGACGGAAGAGCTGAAGATCAAGCATTTGCGCGCGATTGTCGGATTCTCGATGGGTGCGCAGCAGGCGTTTCAGTGGGCGGTTAGCTATCCGGATTTTGCGGACAAGATTGTGGCGACGGCAGGCACAGCAAAAACCTACCCTCATGGCGTTGTGCGGCTGGAAGGGCAGATTGCCGCGCTTACGGCGGACGCGGCATTTCAAAATGGAGACTACACCGCGCCGCCGACCAAAGGCCTGGAAGCGTTTGCCACGGTGTGGACGGCATGGCTGTTTTCTCAGGAATGGTGGCGCAAGGAGTTGTGGAAGGCTTCGTCGCCGCCGGGGACTACGTTTGAGCAGACGCTGCACGAGTTCCGGACGAACTTTATTCCCGGCGCGGACGCCAATAACTTAATCCTGCAATGCCGCACGTGGGAGAAGCACGACGTGGGAGCGACTCCGGGCTTCAACGGCGACGTGGAGAAGGCGCTGCGATCAATCAAGACGCCATTTCTTTATATGCCGTCGGAAACCGACCTGTATTTTCCGATCGGCGATGCGCGCTATGAAGCGGCGTTCATGAGCACGGTAACGCTGACACCGATTCCGTCGCTATGGGGACATACAGCCGGCGCGGGGCCAAATCCTGAGGACTTGAAGTTTTTGAACGAGAAGATTGGAGCGTTTTTGGGGCGGTAAAGGTGGCGTCTGGAATTTGAACACTTCAACATTATTGAATTCGCGTGGATGCCTTAAGATCGGCCCAGGGAGGCGCGGGCGCGATGCCGAGAATCCATCCTTCTATTTTGGCAATCTCGCGGTCGGCGGGCGAGAGGACGGGACAAAGGAAGTCTGAGAGTGTTCCCGCCGTGTCGTTACGGCGCAGCCACTCAGCAATAGCAAACGCGTCTTGTTGGTCACGGGTCCGCCCTTCTGAGGGGAAATCCTTGCTCCATAGCGCGGGGTAGGCCTCAGCGATCACGGAGGTGTTGGGTGGAACCTGCCAGCCGTCAAAAGGCCAGAAGTGCGTGCGACTACCGAGATGCTGACGGAGATAGCGCAGCCAGGGGATGCCCGCATGGGTGGATTTTGCCACCGAGCCGGGGACATCGAAATGAAAAACCGACTTGGCCGTGCGGGCGTGCAGCTCGGTAAGGCGTCGCCAACGGGAATCGCCCGAGCGCGCGGCTCCGTTTCCGCGTATGCCATCGCGGACAAAGTCGACGTAAGTATATTTGTCGTCGGTGGGCCAGTGTTGCTGAAAATCATCAAGGAATGCAGGCCAGTCAAGCGGCAGGCCATGCTTTTGAAAATAGCGGATTGGGAATGAGAATCCGTGATCAATGCCAACGATAGAGGGAGGGCCGGCGCTCAGCTCTGCCACAAGCCATTCAGCTATCTCGCGGCGCGTCCAATACCAGCGGGGGCTTTTTGGGGGAGCGACTTCGCGGGGAGGCGTGAGCCCGTCGCTCTCGTAGATGCGCAGACCTTTGAGGCTGGACGTAGGCACTTCAGCGCCAGAGTAATCAATGCCGATGTAACGGTCGAAGATCATTGTTCCGTCAATTTCGCGTGTTGTTGAAAGAATGTGTCTGTTGCAAACAGGGTTATACCACCCGCGTATGACCTTCCACCAACAGAGTGGCCGGACGGCTGGGCGGAGAAGGACAATTGACAATGAGTCGCATTGCCATTATTCGCAATTGATTCGCTCAGTGAAAGCGGCTATACTCCGGCAACGCCCCAGGGTGTGAGGTCTCCAAGAAGCTCTTTGAAAATATAGCAGTTAACAATTGGCAGCTGGCAGTTGGCAAAAGCCGGTACTTGGTTTTTGGTATTTGGTACTTGGTGAAAGCATTGCGACCCTCTGCCGACCGAACAGTTAGAAATGGAAAAAAGAGCTGAAATCGACCTGGATTCGAGCCCTGGAAAACGAAAAAAAGAGGCTTCGACCGTTCGGTGACCGCTCGGTCGAATTGCACTTTGGTTTTTGTTTTCAACAAAGCGTCTATGGGGGTGGGGGCTCTGGCTGAGGGACGCAGGCAGAGGGCTGTGGCGCGGAGCGCGCCTATCGCCGGAATCGCGTGATCGCCGAGATCGGAAGACCAAACCCTTAGCACGATTGACTCAGGAAGAAGGAAGGCTATTTGTCGTCATCGTCCTTGTCGTCGTCATCATCCAGGCCGCCGCTGGAAAGCAAGTTGCGCAGTGCGCCTTCTCCGGCTGCGCCGCGTTGTTCGCCAGCCACGTTGCCGTCACGGTCGATGACGACATAGATCGGATAGACCTTGGCCTCAAACATGGCTGCCAGGTTAGTGTCGTCAGTAAGGACAATGCGGGTGGACCGCGGGTGCTGCTCCAGATATTTCTTTACCGTCTTTTTGGATTCGCCTACGTTAATCGCCAGGATGACAAGCCCGTTGTTGGCGTATGCGTCATTGATGCGGTCGACGAAGCCGGCTTCCTGAAGGCAGTAACCGCACCATGTGGTCCAGAATTCCAGCAATACGACCTTGCCTTTAACGGAGTCGTTATTGAACTTCTCGCCGCGGGTGGTGGTGGCGCTGAAGCGTGGAGCCGGTTCTTTGGCCTTGGTCTTACCGGCGGCTGGTCCTGCCGCAGCGCAAAGCAAGGAGGAAACCAACAGACAGGTTATGGCAACGCGCAAGGTGCGAAGTTGAATTGGAGCTTTCATGCGGCGGTACTTTACCACAGAAAGGCATAGTTTCAGATGAGGTTCGTTGCAATGCCAATCAGCAGGAGGGTCTTACGATCGCGTAGCGAAGATGGGAGATCAAGATTGCGCCCAGCTCTGGCTGCTCAGTGGTGTCGACCAGCGGCGAAGTGATCGACTACTGAAGAGAGAAATTGCAGACGGCCAGCGTTGCTCCATCAGGAGCGTTTACAAGCAGTCCCCATCCGCCCAGAGTTGTTGCTCCGCGCTGGCCGGAAGGAACCTGCAGATCGGTTGCCAATGGAACCTCAGCGGCGCCCGGCGGCGTGACAAACAGGGAATAAGTGGTTGCCGGCAGGTTCGCTACCAGTCGGAACTGGAGTGTCTCACCGGCAGAGTAGGGAACAGCGGATGAAGTCAATGAATCGCCATTGCGTACCTGGATTATGCCGTCGGGACTGAAGTTGATCAGGCTGCTTAGTCTCGGTTGGCCGCTGGAAGAGCCGAAGAAGCCTAAAGCCGCGTCCATGGCCGATGAAGAAGGAGTAACGGAAAAGGTGGCGGTAAAGCCTTTGGCCAGCGACACAGGAAAGCTGACGCGTTGAGCGGTTGAGCCTGCCAGCGTACTTACGCATCCCGTTGGAGTGATAGCACTTTCAGCAGACATGAGTTGGCTGGCCGGCGACGCTGCGCTCTGGACAGAAGCAGTCAGGGAAATATTCTGGGAGACATTGTTCGCCGTGTCTGAAGCCGTAACGGTGATGGTGATATTTCCAACGGGAGTCCCGCTGGCGGTGGAAACCGTTAAGACCGCAGAGCCGGAGCCACCGGTGATGGAAGTGGTATCAAAGCTGGCAAGAACGTTTGAATTTGACGAGGAGGAACTGAGCGATACGGTCCCAGTGAAGCCATTGACGGCCTGGACAGTGATGGTAAAAGTGGTGGAGCCGCCCGCGGCAACCGACTGGCTAGTTGGATTCGCGGACAAAGTAAACTCTGAGTTGCTGCCGCCGCTCCCGGTGGTCGATCCAACGGTACGGCGCGGGGAAATCACGCAGCCATTTGCAACGATCAGTAGACTTGCCAGCAACAATGCCAACTTACGCATGGAAGAGTCTCTTTTCTCGGCCGGTCCCAATAAGAATGAGAGTAATAGATTTGGATTCTTATCAGAGGTCCAAGTGTTTGCCGCGAAAGCGTAAGAATTGGTAAAGAGTTGGGCTATTTTTGTAGTCTCGAATAGGCTTCTTTTTTATGGAAACCGCAGAGCCAGGGAGAATAGCGTTATGTTTCCTCAACTTGCCGAGTTTCAAGATGTTGCCATTCTGCTGCTGCGGCTAATGGTCGGAGCCATATTTGCCAGCAGCGGCTGGAGTCACCTGAAAGATCCGGAAGGCCGCGGCAAAAGCATCGGCATGAGCAAGGGCTTCACGGCGTTTCTTGGGGCGGCTGAGCTTGCCGGGGCGTTGGGCGTAACGTTGGGCGTGCTGACGCAACTTGCCGCCGCAGGCTTGATTCTGGTGATGCTCGGCGCTATCCAGAAGAAGGTTTTTGTATGGAAAACAGGCTTTTGGGGCAAGCACGGCACGGACGGCTGGCATTACGACCTGATGCTGGTAGTAATGAACCTGGCCATCATCACAACCAACGGCGGAAGGTTTGTCTTATGGATGTAGCGCGCCGATTCATTGCCTCAACGCCTAACGAGCAAAAGCTATTTAAGTTTTACGAGTCCCACAACATCTCCGCCATTCGGACCCACGGCATGCACCCACACGTTATTAAATCCGTCTTTCAATTCCGGATATTGCGCGATCATGGCATTGGCCAGGTTGCGCGCGTCGGCCTGCGTGCCGTTGAAATCCGCGGTGCTGGGGACGGAATATTTCATTGTGAGATCAAAGTTCTTGTCATTGCGGAAGAAGTTCATCTCAGTAATGTTGTAGGTTTTGCCGCCGGCGGTAAACGCCACCGGCTTGCCGCCCACAGGGATATCTTTTGGCTGGATGCTATTGGTTTCATCGGTAATCTTGCTGAGCATCTTTGTGTTCATGTATGTGGCGGGCTGCAGAAGATCGTAAGAGTTCAGATAGTAAAACCAGGCATTGTGGGTCTGGCCTTTGCTCTTATAATCGCGCGCCTGCAGCAGATACCACAGGCCGTCATGGCCGGCGGCGGAGCCGGGACGAATCTGATATCCGGCAATTTTCCAGCCACCAAGGTCCTGGAAAATGATGGAAAGAACGTATGGCCCCTTGTTGCCGATGAAATCCTGAATGGTGACTGCGTATTTGCCAACGGCAATTCCGGCAAGATCAAATTCTGCCGTATTCGGATTCATGCCGTTGGCGCCGAAAACACCGCAGTAGAAGGTGCCGTCCGGACCGGGATTCGTGCCGGTATCGAGAAAGTAGAGGTTGCGGAGTTGCGGCTTGGCGCCTACAAAAGCGTCCTTGTTATCGTTGACCGCGCCGGTGATGCCGGCAAAGTTCGATTGCAATGAAGGAACTGAGCTGGCCTGAAGGCCTTGTACGTTGCCGCTGGCGCTTTGATCGAATGCCTGCTGCGCTGCGGTCTCAATGGCCTTGCGCGCAGGCTCCGGGATTTCGTCCTTGTTCTGGCAGGTCTGGGCCCAAGCCGAAAAGCTTCCGGCTAGAACCAGTGTTGCTGTAAGAATCCTGAATGTAAGATGCTTCATAAAAGTGCGCTACTCCGGTTTATTTAGGATGCTTTGGACCGCTTTTCAGATGCACGACGTTTCCGGCTCAAGCCCGTAACTCATAGGTAAATATATCGCTTTGGCGGACAAGCAGGGAAGTGGAGTTAAGCATGGAAACTCATGAGGCCTAAGTGAAATTAGCGGGACAAGTTTGCCAACGCTGAACGTTCTTTATCCATAAGGAGTAAAATCTCCAGAACAAACAAATTAGGGGCAAAGGGCTCGGTCCGAACCAAATCTTATGGCACGTTTTTCTTCAATAACTTGTGGCGGTTTTGTTCTTTTCGGCGCATTGACGTTGCTTCAGGCGCAAACCATGCGTCCTACAGTGCCCGTGCAACGCCCCAATCCGCCCGGCAGCCTTGCTCCGCAAACGCCCCAACAAACGCCGCCCCCCCAATCCCCTATAGGCGTTCCATCTCCCGCCGCAACTATCGGCCAACCAGCCGTCCAGCCAGGTCCAATGGGACCGCCTGTGGCCCCTGTGGTCACGTATCGCGATGGCTTGCTCAGCGTGCAGGCGCTGAATTCAAACCTGAGCAGCGTGGTGACGGCCATCCGGAACAAGACAGGAATTGAATTTGAAGGCGCAGAAGGCATTTCAGAACGGGTAGCAATTGCCCTGGGCCCAGCGCCGGAAGGTGACGTTCTGGCTGCGATTTTTGCCGGCTCGAAGTATGACTTTCTTGCCATTGGAAGGGCAGACAGCCCGACCATTGTGCAGAAGGTCATTCTGACAGTGAAGAATAAACCCGGCGCAGCAGGAGAAGCGCAGGCGCAGCAGCAACCTCCTGCCGCGAACCAGGGCGAAGAAGAAGAAGCTCCGGAAGAACAGCCAAATGTCGGCGAGCCGCAGGATACGCCTGTTCAGCCTCCGGTGCCGCAACCACCTCCACAAGCTGAAACGCCGCCCAACCAGCAGCCGAAGACGCCAGAACAGTTGCTGCAAGAGCTACAGGAAATGCGGCGGCAAAAAGGTTCGCCGGAGGATCCAACGAACAATCCCAATCCGGCCCCACGGAAAGCGCCGCCGAGATAGAACAGTCGCTCGCTTGGAAGTCAAAAGCCTGTTGCTGCCTTTCAAAAGAATTGATTTGTGAGAAAGTGGTGACGGGAAATGGAATATCTGGTTGGCATCTTATTGTCGCTTGGGACAATAGTCCTCGCCGCTGTGATTGGCTTTGCCCGGGAAAGATCTTTTTATTCGACGGTGCTGATTGTTGTCGCCACCTATTACATTCTGTTCGCCATAATGGGAGCCTCAGGGCGAACCTTGGTGATTGAAATCGCAATCGCGGGTGGCTTCATTCTTTTTGCCCTGCTTGGCTTTAAAGGGAATTTTTGGCTGGTGGCGGTTGCATTGATGGGGCACGGGATATTTGATTTTCTTCGTCCCAGCGTGATTGCAAATCCCGGGGTGCCACACTGGTGGCCGGGTTTCTGCACGGCATTCGATGTGATTTTTGGCGGTTGGCTGGCGTTACAACTGTTGCAGCGGAGAAGTTTTCCGCATTCCGGGGCCGTGGATCGGCACGCCGGTTAGCTTTTATAGCAAAGCCCGGCAGACGCCGAAGAATAAGGCTTAGTGGCTGGACGCCGTAGTGGCAATCACCGCGGTTGTGGTGGCCTGAGGTTCAGTTTGTCTACGGGCAAAAGCGTGCAGGATCGCGCTGATAACAGCGTAGCCGCAGGCAATACCAAAGGCGAGTGAAAACAGAATGGTAAAGAGCACGGTGGAGGAAGCCAGAATGGGATTCATTGTCCAATCTCTTTGATGGTCCTTTTCTCGGGCCGGTTGGTTTCGCCGGCCATGTGCATTGTCGGCAATATTGGTTCAAATGTCTGCATTACCGCCGCTGCTGCACCCTTGATACCTCATCATGCCCTTTGGTCATACAGCCCGCAAATAACTGAAGTCATTAGGTTAAAGCCCGAGTTTTTTCGCGGCCAAGCGCGAAAATTGACCGATCTTAACCGCCAACGATAAGATACGGAGTAGAGCTGTGCGCTCACCTTCCGGGACCTTCCAGTGAAGGCCCCCGCAATTTTGTTGGGGTGGCGCCAATTTTTCGAACCAGGTTTAGAAGGTCCATGGCTATCAGCAACATCACTGTGCGCGGCGCTCGCCAGCACAATTTGAAAAACATTTCGGTTGAAATCCCGCGCAATACTTTAACGGTAATCACGGGGCTTAGCGGTTCGGGCAAATCGTCGCTCGCTTTTGACACTATTTATGCCGAAGGCCAGCGCCGCTATGTGGAAACGCTCTCCGCATACGCGCGCCAGTTTCTCGACCAGATGGAGCGTCCGGACGTGGATTCCATTGATGGCCTGAGTCCGGCAATCTCCATTGAGCAGAAGACTACCTCACGCAGCCCGCGCTCTACAGTCGGAACAATCACTGAGATTTACGATTATTTACGCCTGCTATACGCTTCGGTCGGCGTCCCGCATTGCCCAAAATGCGATAAGCCGATCAGTCGCCAGACGTCTGACCAGATTGTGCAACGCGTGATGCAGCTGAAAGCCGAAGATCGCGTGATGATCATGGCGCCGCTGGTTCGGGGACGCAAAGGCGAGTTTAAGGAAGAACTGGCAAAGCTGGCGCAACACGGATTCGTGCGTGCCCGCATTGATGGTGAGCTTCGCCACCTGGATGAAGAATTGGATGAGATCCAGCTCGACAAGCGCAAGAACCACACTATTGAAGTTGTGATTGACCGCTTGCTGGTGAAGTCTGGGATTGAAAAGCGCCTGGAACAATCCGTGGCTACGGCCATGAAGCTGGGTAAAGGACTGGTTCAGGTCGCGGTGGTGAATGGTGAAGAGCATCTTTATTCGGCGCGCATGGCCTGTCCCGATTGCGGCATCAATATTCCTTCACTGGAGCCACGCTCATTTTCTTTTAACAGCGTCTATGGCGCGTGCCCGGAATGTAACGGTCTGGGCAGCAAGTATGATTTTGATCCGGCCAAGATCATTGTGGACTGGTCCAAACCGCTGCTGGATGGCGCACTCGGTCCCGGATCGGGATCGTCTTATCTTCAGCGGATGGTCGATATTGTTGCCGCCGCGTACAAACTGGACATCGCGACACCGTTTGAGAAGTTTCCGCCGAAAATCCAAAGCCTGCTGCTGTACGGGCCGGATGAAAAAGAAGCTCCGCGCCTGGGCTTTCGCGGCGTGCTTGGTTTCCTGAAGCAGAACCTGGAAGAATCGACATCAGAAAGCTATCGCGAGTGGATGTTGAGTTACATGTCCGCGACAAAGTGCCCTGTCTGCCAGGGCAAGCGGCTGCGTCCGGAAAGCATTGGGGTAAAAGTAAATGGCTTGTCGATTTCAGACTTCACTGCCCTTCCGGTTTCGCGTTCAGTGGACGTGGCAGCCAAGATCACTCTGACTGACCGGGAACGGCTGATTGCCGGCCGTGTACTGCATGAGATCAGCGAGCGGCTCCAGTTTCTGCATGCCGTGGGGCTGGGGTATATATCGCTGGATCGCTCGGCGGCAACGCTTTCCGGCGGAGAAGGCCAGCGCATCCGGCTGGCGACACAGATTGGATCAAAGCTGCGCGGAGTGCTCTACGTTCTCGACGAGCCTTCCATCGGCCTGCACCATCGCGATAATAATCGGCTTTTGCAGGCGCTGGAGCATTTGCGCGATTTGGGAAACACAGTGCTGGTGGTGGAGCATGATGAAGAAACCATTCGTCGCGCTGATTACGTAATTGATCTTGGTCCGGGGGCCGGATTGCTGGGCGGAGGTGTAGTGGCTTCCGGCACTCCCGCGCAGATTATGGAGCAGGCTGGATCGCTTACAGGTCAGTACATCTCCGGACAAAAAAATATTGCTGCGCGTTTTGAGCCGCGGGCCACAAATGGCAAAGCCGTTACGGTACTGGGCGCCAAAGCCAATAATTTGCGCAGCGTTGATGTCACCTTTCCGCTGGGTGCAATCACGGTTGTCACCGGCGTTTCCGGGTCGGGAAAATCCACGCTGGTGAATGACATTCTTTATAAAGCGCTGGCCAAGGCCTTGTATCGATCGCGGGAGGAGCCCGGCGCGCACAAGGCAATCTCCGGCGCGGAGCACATTGATAAAGTCATCCGCATCGATCAATCGCCCATTGGCCGGACACCGCGTTCAAACCCTGCGACATATACCGGAGTGTTCACGCACATCCGCGATCTTTACGCGATGTTGCCGGAGTCGCGCGAACGCGGCTACAAGGCGGGACGTTTTTCTTTCAACGTCTCAGGCGGACGCTGCGAGCACTGCCAGGGTGAGGGCGAGCGCCGCATCGAGATGAACTTTATGCCGGACGTTTACGTCCTGTGCGAGGTCTGTGGCGGCCATCGCTATAACCATGAGACGCTGGCAGTGCGGTTCAAAGGAAAATCTATCGCCGATCTGCTGGAAACCGCTGTCTCAGACGCGCTGCCGATCTTGGAAGACATTCCGCAAATCCGGCAGAAATTGCAAACCCTGGTAGATGTGGGGCTCGGTTATATCAAGCTGGGTCAATCCGCTGTCACGCTTTCCGGCGGCGAAGCCCAGCGCATGAAGCTGGCCAAGGAGCTTTCCAAGCGGCAGACCGGGCGAACTCTCTATCTCCTGGACGAGCCAACCACCGGCCTGCATTTTGAAGATGTTAGCAAGCTCCTGGAAGTCATCCACCGCCTTACTGACCTGGGAAATTCGGTGGTGATCATTGAGCATAATCTTGATGTCATCCGTAATGCGGACTGGATCGTTGATCTGGGACCAGAGGGTGGAGAGGATGGTGGGCGAGTGGTGGCACAGGGAACGCCGGACCAAGTTTCCAGAATCAAGAAATCTTATACCGGTCAGGCCTTAACAGAATACGGAAACAGATCGCTTAAGTGATTGATTTTAAAAGTATTATATGATTCTGTTCCAGATTCGTAAACTAAACATAAAAGTTATCTCATGATTAATTTAATCAAGTAGAGTGCTTTCAACCTTCTCCTTATACCTGGGCACAATCGAGGGGTAGCGGCTTTGGCTTCCAATGTTCAAACGCTACCCCTTTAGTCTTTTCTGAGAAAACTCTCAATGGTGTACATTGGAATTTAAGGACTCATTCCTCAATCCTGTGCATTCATTCGATCCCATTTCGCAGGCCGACCCCATGCCGCCGTTGGCGATAGAGCCTTTGCAAGCTGCTGAACCGGCAAAAACAGAAATTGATCTTCTTGATGTCCTGCTGGTGGGCGTGGCCATGGCCGTCGCCTTTGTCGTTTTTGGCACTATGGCGGCGACCATTTTCCTTCTTACCCATCGGTCTCCCGGCCTGAACCCCAAAGTGCTGGAAGATGCCATGACCAGGAATGCATTTTTCATTGTGCCCACGCAATTTGTGATTTATGTGGCAATTATTGGCTTCATGGCGGTACTGGTCTGGGTACGCCATAAAAATTCACTAGCTGAAGCTGTCCACTGGAACTTGCCTGCGCGCAGACGCGTTTGGGGGCTTGCGCTGATAACAGGAACAGCCCTGGCTTTTATTTCTGACATTGGCGAAGTTGTGCTCCATCGCTGGATACCGGACTCACTGCCTATCACCGAGTTTTTCAAAGACCGTCCGTCAGCCTTGCTGCTGGGGGCATTTGGGATTCTGGTGGCGCCGCTTATGGAAGAACTGCTTTTTCGCGGCTTTTTGTATCCTGCGCTGGCCCGATGGACAGGCACAACTGCGTCACTCATTATTACCGCATCGGCATTTACCCTGCTTCATGGGGCACAGCTGGGCTATTCCTGGGCTCCGTTGCTGCTGATTTTTGTGGTTGGCTTCACGCTCACGCTCACCAGGATTCGGACCAACTCAGTGGCTACGTGCGTCATCGTCCATATGACTTATAATTTTGTCCTGTTGCTGCAAACCTATATTGCCACGCACGGATTCCGCCAGATGCAAGGAATCTAAGCCGGAAATAAGTTAATCTTAAAAACCTATGTCTTCTGCGCGCGACCAACTTCTTGAGTTGCTGGCTACAAACTCTTTCCGTCTGGGTGAATTCACGCTCTCTTCCGGCGCCAAGAGTGACTACTACATTGATTGCCGTACCACCACGCTTCATGCCCGCGGCGCGGAACTCACTGGGCGCGTCTTCCTTGATCTTATTCAGCAGCACGGCTGGAAACCGCAAGCCGTGGGCGGACTCACGATGGGCGCCGACCCAATTGTCGTGGCGACGTCAGTCATCAGCTCGCAGGCTGGCGCTCCGATCCATGGTTTTCTAGTGCGCAAAGCGGAGAAAGCGCACGGCATGGGACGCCGCATAGAGGGTTTTCAGGAAAAAGGCGCGCGCGTTGTCATTGTGGATGACGTCTGTACCACCGGCGGTTCCACGATCCAGGCGACTGAAGCCGCGCGCGAATTCGGCTTCAACGTCGTCGGCGTAGCTTGTCTGGTTGAACGCCTTGAAGCCGGCGGTCGGCCTGCGGTGGAGAAATCAGCCGCGCCGGCAAAATTCATTTCGATTTTCACTTCAGACGACGTGAAGGTCGAGCACCTTAAACTGAAATAAAACCTCGCCACTGATGACACGGATCACACTGATTTCCATGGATGATTCCGTTGCATGTACGGTCTCAACTGCGTATTCAATCCGTTAAATCCGTGTTTAGCCGTGGTAAGGTTTGTTTTTTTAGGATATCGCTAAACAGGTGCGCTCACTTTGTTGCGGACTTTAATGTCGGCACTGGCACCTGCTCAACAATTCTGATTCCAAAGCCTTCCAGCGCAGCCACGCGCTTGGGATGGTTGGTAAGCAGGCGGATGGAACGGATGTTCAGGCCGGAAAGAATCTGCGCTCCCACACCAATATCGCGCT from Terriglobia bacterium encodes the following:
- a CDS encoding DoxX family protein, giving the protein MFPQLAEFQDVAILLLRLMVGAIFASSGWSHLKDPEGRGKSIGMSKGFTAFLGAAELAGALGVTLGVLTQLAAAGLILVMLGAIQKKVFVWKTGFWGKHGTDGWHYDLMLVVMNLAIITTNGGRFVLWM
- a CDS encoding TlpA family protein disulfide reductase, whose product is MKAPIQLRTLRVAITCLLVSSLLCAAAGPAAGKTKAKEPAPRFSATTTRGEKFNNDSVKGKVVLLEFWTTWCGYCLQEAGFVDRINDAYANNGLVILAINVGESKKTVKKYLEQHPRSTRIVLTDDTNLAAMFEAKVYPIYVVIDRDGNVAGEQRGAAGEGALRNLLSSGGLDDDDDKDDDDK
- the gpmI gene encoding 2,3-bisphosphoglycerate-independent phosphoglycerate mutase; this encodes MNRPLVLIILDGWGYAPPSKANAIALAHKPNYDRLLTEYPNTLIHTSGPFVGLPQGQMGNSEVGHLNIGAGRIVYMDITKIDLMIEKGDFYSNPVLMEAMKNARSGGRRLHLCGLLSDGGVHSHQNHLYALLRMAKQNGVDRIFVHCFMDGRDTLPTNGAVYLQQLQQKMRELGGKIASVSGRYYAMDRDKKWDRELKAFDAMVAGKAEGGEFVDPVQGVKDSYNRDVTDEFIIPFTCVDNRGQAVATIRDDDSVINFNFRADRARQITRCLARESGLTAQGGRDLPDAEALDAAIPRSRVPKNLKYICMTQYDKQFTLPFVVQPDSLKNILANVMAEHNLRNLRVAETEKYAHVTYFFNGGVEKPFPGEDRVLVPSQKVATYDLKPEMSAQGIADAVIKAANDSAFDVVIVNFANADMVGHSGKIPPTVQAVETVDHCLGEIYKAVRARGGAMLITADHGNAEQMIDPATGGPHTAHTTNPVPFIVVSEDAKKLALRSEGSLQDISPTVLGMLGFDQPKEMTGKDLRVVKHA
- a CDS encoding alpha/beta fold hydrolase; translated protein: MSAQGAQGKADKSATQGKSSQSKDVQNKDAQAQAQDAAKDKTEKPDIHEFVIANFKTESGVTLPQARVVYGTYGHLNAARDNVVLLPSHYMADCHGYEWLIGPDRALDTSKLFLVATELFGNGHSSSPSNTPEPFHGPRFPVTTIRDNVEAVHRLLTEELKIKHLRAIVGFSMGAQQAFQWAVSYPDFADKIVATAGTAKTYPHGVVRLEGQIAALTADAAFQNGDYTAPPTKGLEAFATVWTAWLFSQEWWRKELWKASSPPGTTFEQTLHEFRTNFIPGADANNLILQCRTWEKHDVGATPGFNGDVEKALRSIKTPFLYMPSETDLYFPIGDARYEAAFMSTVTLTPIPSLWGHTAGAGPNPEDLKFLNEKIGAFLGR